The following nucleotide sequence is from Saccharothrix texasensis.
CGAACTGCTCCAGCAGCCGGTGTCCGGCACCCGCTGCACCGCGCCGCGCGGCCCGGTGTGGATCGCGACGCCGGCGGACCCGCCGCCGCCGGTCACGTCGACCTCCAGCACGCCGGCGGAGCCCGCGGTGTAGTCGAACCAGACCGAGGCCACGTCACCCGTCGTGCACACCGGGTCGTCCTCGGCCCTCGTCGCCTCGGTGAAGTCGACGTCGGCCGCGAACGGCAGCGCGGTGATCGCGCCCGCCTGGTCGAAGTCGTCGTTCGCCGGCGGCGACGCCTGTGCCACCCCCGGCACCAGCGCCGCCAGCGCGACCGCGCCCGTGACCGCTGCCGCGATCCGGGCCCGTAATCGTGTCCGTCCCCCTGAGGACAGGTTCATCCGTCTTCCTCCCCTGAGTCGGGCTCCGCCGCTGTGGCGGACACCCTCACCGGTATATCGATCTACGAGGACCCGATGTGACAAACAGGTCTCGTAACGCCGCCGGGGGTTGCGCCGAACCACTGTCGAGCGGCGAGGGGATCTTCATGGTGCGGTCACTGGTGGTTGCGGCACTGCTGGCGGGAGCGGTGACGGCGACGGCGCCGTCACCGGCCGAGGCGCGGGCCGAGGGGACGGCTCCGGTCGGGGTGTCGGTCGAGTTGTCCACCTCGCCGGTGCCCGTCGGCACGGCGGTCCGCGCGACGGCCGTGGTGGACCCGACCGAACCGGACCCGACCGAGGTCGGCGGCACGGTCCGGTTCACCGTCGACGGGACTCCCGTCGGGAACCCCGTGGCGCTGGTCGGCGGTCAGGCGACGGCCGTGCTGCCGCCGGCCGCGGTCGGCGCGCACCGCGTCGGCGCGGTGTACGGCGGCGACCAGCGCTTCGCGGCGGGCGACGCCGGTCCGGGCGCGAAGCTCGTCGTCACCCCGGCGGGGTCGAGCCGGTTCGTCGCGCTGCCGCCCGCGCGCGTCCTCGACACCCGGGACGGCACGGGCCGCGCCGGTGGCAGGCCGGCCGCGGGCACGACCGTCCGCTTCCACCCGGGCGTGCCGGGCGGCGCGACCGCGGTGGCGCTCAACGTGACGGTGACCGACGCGGCCGGACCGGGTCACGTCACCGCCTGGTCGGGCGAGGGCACGCGGCCGGCCACCTCGAACCTGAACGTGGAGCGGGCCGGCGACACGATCGCCAACCTGGTCGTGGTCCCCCTGTCCGCGGGTGGGGACGTCGGCCTGCATACCACCACGACCGCGGACCTGATCGCCGACGTGGCGGGCTACTTCGTGACGTCCTCGTCGGCGACGGCGGGACGCCTCGCGCCGTTGACCCCGGCCCGGCTCGCGGACACCCGCACCGGGCCGCGACCCGCGGCCGGGGCGACGATCACCGTCCGGGCCGCCGGGGTGGGCGGTGTGCCGCCGGCGGGCGCGGCGGGGGTGGTGCTCAACGTGACCGCCACGGAGGTCGCCGGTCCGGGGCACGTGACGGTGTGGCCCGCCGACCGGTCCCGGCCGACGGCCTCGAACCTCAACACCACCCGGGCCGGCCAGACCATCCCCAACGCGGTGTGGGCGCCGTTGTCGGCCGACGGGTCGGTCAACCTGTTCACCTCGGCGCCGGCGCACCTGGTGGTGGACGTCGCGGGCTGGTTCACCGGCGAGACCGCCGGGTCGGGCACCGCCGGGCTGTTCGTGCCCACCACGCCCACCCGCCTGCTGGACACCCGGCCCGACTCCCGGATCGGGTACCAGGGAGGCAAACCCGTCGCGTCGGGCGCGGTGGTCGCCGGGCTGGCCGGACGCGCGCCGGTGCCGGCGGGCGCGGCGGCCGTCGTGGCGAACGTGACCGTCACCGAGGCCGAGCGGCCCGGGCACGTCACCGTCCACCCCGGCGGCACGGCCCGGCCGACGGCGTCGAGCCTGAACATCGACACCGCCGGCCAGACCCGCCCCAACCTGGTGACGGTGCCGTTGGGCGGTGGGGCGGTGGAGCTGTTCCCGACCGCGCCCACGCACCTGGTCCTGGACGTGGCCGGGTACTTCACCGCCGACCTCGACCCCGACGCGCCGGCCACCTCGCACGAGGACGTGGCCCCGGCGGCGTCGACCGTCGTGCTCGACCCGCCCGCCGTGACCGCGCTGACCGCCACCACGGTGACGCTGGCCGCGGGCGTCGCGCGCCCCGCCGTCGGCGCCGGCCTGGTGCTGCGGGGCGGCGGGGCGCTCGCGCCCCAAGGCCGGACGGGGACGGTGACCGCGGTGGCGTCCGGGCCGGGCGGCACGACCGTGGCGACGCTCGCCGCCGCGCCGCTGGAGCGGCTGTACGACCGGGTCGACATCGCCTACGACGGACCGGCCGACCTCCTGCCGCCCACACCGGCCGCCACCACGCGCGGCGTCGGCGTGGAGGTGCCCGTCGACGAGTCGGTGATGGACCTGGGCCGGCCGGGCGCGTTCACGTGCTCCTCCGGGACCGGGACCACCCTGTCCGCGGCGCTGGTGCGGTTCGACCACACCCGGGTCCGGTTCGAGCAGCGGTTCGGGCCGCTGACGGCGCCGTTCATGCACGTCTCGGTGGAGACCGAGCCGGTGGTGCGGTTCGCGGCCGAGTTCACCGGCAAGGTGACGTGCGAGCTGTCCCCCGCCGTCCGCGACCGCGTCCGGCTGGTGTGGCGGCTGCCGACGAGCGTGCCGATCACGGTCGACCTCGCGCCCGTGCTGCGGTTCGAGGCGAGCGCGGCGGTGACCGCGGACCTGACCGTGCGGCTGCGCCGCATGGTCGGCTTCGAGACCAACCCGGACCTGTCGCTGCGCGCCTTGAACTCCTCCTCGCACCGCAACGAGGGGACATCGTTGTCCGGTCAGGTGGCCGTGTCGGTGCTGATGGGCGCGGACGTGTCGGTGAAGGTCCTCGACATCGCGGGCGTCGGCTTCACCATCGGGCCGCAGTTCACCGCCGCGCTGGACACCTCCGGCTGCCTGACCCTGTCGGTGGCGATGCGGTTCGAGCTCGACGTGCGCGTCGACCTGCTGTTCATCCACGCCAAGAAAACCCTGATCAGCATCGTGATCGGGCCGTGGACGCTGCTCACGTCGTGCCAGGGCGGTTCGGCCGGGCCGCTGCGGGTGGCCGTGTCGACGTTGCCGCTGGGGTTCGTCGGCAAGCCGTACCGGGCGACGCTGACCGCGTCCGGCGGCGCCGCGCCGTACACGTGGCAGGTCTCCTCCGGCCCGGCCTGGCTGCGCTGGGACGACACCGGCCACCTCGGCGGCACGCCGACCGCGCCGGGCGGCGAGCAGCTCTGGGTGCAGGTGACCGACGCGGCGGGCGCCCAGCGCACCACCTCCGTGCAACTGGTCGTCGCCACCACCGGCGACGGCGGCGCGGAACTGCTGTCGGTGACGCCGTCCGGCGCCCCGGGCAACGCGGCGGCGGGTCGGGCCATGATCGGCGCGGACGGCCGGTTCGCCTACTTCGAGTCCGCCGCCACCGACCTCACCGCCAGCCCGCTGACCCGGCAGCCGTCGGTGTTCGTCCGCGACCGGGTCACCCGCACGACGACGCGCATCGACCCGCCCGGCGACACCGGCGCCCGCCACGAGCTGCGCGCGATCTCCACCAACGGCCGCTACTCCCTCATCCACTCGACCCTGGACCGCCCGCAGCAGTCCGCGATCTGGCGGCACGACCTCGTCACCGGCGCCTCCACCCGGCTCGTCCTGGCGGACGACCTGCTGGCGGGGAGCACGTCCCGGGAGAACTCGATCTCCGACGACGGTGACGTGGTGTACCTCGGCTACGGCCGCCTGGTGCGGTTGTCGACCCAGGCCGTCACGCAGTTGCGCTGCCCCGCCTCCACCACCCCGATCGGCGACTTCGCCCACGACGTGCGGTTCGCCGGCGACGCGTCCTCGGTCTTCTTCATCTCCGACCGCTGCGGCCAGGCCTACGACTCCGGCTACCGCTTCGACACCGCCACCGGCGCCGCCCAGCCGGTGCTGCACGCCTGGTGCGGCTGGAACGCGGGCAGCCAGTGCCTGGAGCGCCTGGTCCCCACCGCCGCCGGCGACTTCACCGCGAGCCTCGACGTGAGCAGCACCCAGTCGGCGCTGTACATCGGCGCCGGCGCCACACCGGTGCGCAGTCCGCTGGTCATGCCGTGCGGCCTGGCCGAGGACTCGGCGAGGGTGGCGTTCCTGGCCGACTCGACCCTGCTGCCGGGAGGCGACCCCCGCGGCTGGGACCTGTACTCCTACAACCGGGGGGCCAACGCGATCAGCCGGGTCGCCGCGGGCGCGGGCTGCACCACCCACTCGTACGCGGGCCGGTCGAACGAGGTCGCCTACGTCCACGACGCCCAGGTCTACGTGCGGCCGGTCCCGTGATCGACCGCCGCGCCGGCTGACGGGCGGTCCGGGGGTGCGCGGTTCCGACGTCCCGCGACGGCGTTCGTCGATACCGTTGGGTGCGGTGCTGCCCGGCGGTCAGGAGCGCGCATGAGACGTCCACGGGGTGCGTTGGTCACCGCGGAGGTGGCGCTGGTCTTCCTGACCGGGCTGGCGATCAACGCGGCGAGCGAGCACCTGCCCCGGTGGATGACCGTCTCGTGGGTCGTGTGGCCGGTGCTGGTCGCCGTGCTCGGCGTGACGCTCGCGGTCACCCTCCGGCGGGAGCCGGCCGGGCCGAGCCTGCCGCCGGTGTGGAGCGTGCCGCCGCGCAACCCGAACTTCACCGGCCGCGCGGAGGAGCAGCGGTGGCTGCGGGACCGGCTCAAGCGCGACCGGAACGTCTCCGTGCACGCGATGCGCGGCATGGGAGGCGTCGGCAAGAGCCAGGTGGTGATCGAGTTCTGCCACCGCCGGGCGGGCCGGTACCGGGCGGTCTGGTGGATCACCGCCGAGGACGCGGCCCTCGTGCCCGGCCAGCTGGCGCTGCTCGGCCGGGCGCTCGGGCTCACGCTGCCCGCCAACGTCGAGGAGTCCGTCGGCGTGGTGCTCGCGGAGCTGCGCCGGCGGCGGGACTGGCTGCTGGTCTTCGACAACGCCGAGACCGTCTCCGGTGTGCGCCGGTACCTCCCGTCGGGCGCCGGCCACGTGCTGGTGACGACCCGGCGGGCGGGGTTCGAGGCGATCGCCGCGGTCAGGCACGTCGACACGTTCCGCCGGCCGGACTCGGTGTCGCTGCTGAGGCGGCGCGTGCCCGCGATGTCCGACGGGCAGGCCGACGAGCTGGCCGAGCTGCTCGGCGACCTGCCGCTCGCGCTGGAGCAGGCCGCCGCCTACCTCCAGCAGACCTCCACGCCCGTGCCGGACTACCTCGACCGGTTGCGCCGCAGTCCCGACACCGCCGCCGATCGCGGGCGCGACGCGCACCGCACGCCGGACCACGACACGCTCGCCTCGCTGTGGGAGCTGCCGCTGCGGCTGATCGAGGAGTCGTTCCCGGCGTCCGCGCGGCTCCTGGAGATCTGCTCCTACCTCGCGTCCGAGGCGATACCCCTCGACCTGTTCGCCGACAACGCCTCCGCGCTGCCGCAGGCCCTGGAGTCGGCGGTCGCGGACCGGTCGGGCGAGTTCGCGGACACCGTCGGCGTGCTCGTCGACTACTCGCTGCTGCGGCGGGTGGACGACAGCGTGCGGGTGCACCGCATGGTGCAACTCGCCGTCCGCGCGCGGGTGGCCGGCCTGCCACCCGCCGCCGGGGCGCACCCGCAGGCCGTCGCGGCGGGGCTGCTCGTGGCGGACCTGCGCGAGCGGCACCCGAGGTCGACGTCGGCGTGGCCGCGCTGGCGGCTGATGCTGCCGCACGTGCTGGCCTGCGTCGGCTTCGACGTCGACCCGAGGGTCGGCGGGTGGCTGCTCGGCCGGGCCGGGGCGTACCTGTTCGAGACGGGGCAGCTGAACGACGCGCGGCTGTTGTTCACCAAGGCGTTGGAGGGTGGCGAGGCGGCCTTCGGACCGGACCACCCCGGCGCGGCCGTCCACCTCAGCAACCTGGGCGTCGTGCTGAGCGAGCTGGGGCAGCCGGAGCGGGCGCGGCCGTTCCTGGACCGGGCCCTGGCTCTCACCGAAGCCGCCTACGGGCCGCACCACCCCGCCGTGGCCGTGCGGCTGAACAACCTCGGGCTGGCCCTCCACGACCTCCGCAGGCCGGGCGAGGCGTTGCCGCTGATGCAGCGGGCGCTGGCGATCACCGAGGCGGCCTACGGCCCGGACCGGCCGATCGTCGCCCTCCGGCTGGACAACCTCGGGCTCGTCATGCGCGACCTGGCGCCCGAGCACGTCCAGGAGGCCGAGGCCCTGCACCGGCGGGCCCTGGCCATCACCGAGGCCGCGCACGGACCCGACCACCCCGACGTGGCCAGGGCGCTGCACAACCTGGGCGCGGCGCTGGTCGACCGCGGCTACCCGCTCGACGCGCGGCGGTTGTTCGAACGCGCGCTGGCGGTCAAGGAGGCCGCCTACGGGCTCGACCACCCGGAGGTCGCCGGCACGTTGAGCGATCTCGCCATGGTGCTGCGCAGGCTGCACAGCCCGGCCGACGACACCCTGCTGGTGACGGCGCAGGCCCTGCTGACGCGCTCGCTGACCATCAGCGAGGCGGTGTTCGGCGGCGACCACCCGGTCGTCGCGGTGCGGCTGGGCAACCTGGGCCTGGTCCTGAGCGACCTGGGCCGGGCGGGTGAGGCGACGCGGCTGCACGAGCGCGCGCTGGCGATCGCCGAGGCCGCGCACGGCGCCGACCACCCCGACGTGACCAAGCACCTGGACGGCCTCGCCGGCGCCTGGCGGGCGCAGGGCCACCCCGACCTCGCCATCCCGCTGATGGAGCGGGCGTTGAAGATCACCGAGGCGTGGCACCGCGGCGACGACCAC
It contains:
- a CDS encoding Ig-like domain-containing protein: MVRSLVVAALLAGAVTATAPSPAEARAEGTAPVGVSVELSTSPVPVGTAVRATAVVDPTEPDPTEVGGTVRFTVDGTPVGNPVALVGGQATAVLPPAAVGAHRVGAVYGGDQRFAAGDAGPGAKLVVTPAGSSRFVALPPARVLDTRDGTGRAGGRPAAGTTVRFHPGVPGGATAVALNVTVTDAAGPGHVTAWSGEGTRPATSNLNVERAGDTIANLVVVPLSAGGDVGLHTTTTADLIADVAGYFVTSSSATAGRLAPLTPARLADTRTGPRPAAGATITVRAAGVGGVPPAGAAGVVLNVTATEVAGPGHVTVWPADRSRPTASNLNTTRAGQTIPNAVWAPLSADGSVNLFTSAPAHLVVDVAGWFTGETAGSGTAGLFVPTTPTRLLDTRPDSRIGYQGGKPVASGAVVAGLAGRAPVPAGAAAVVANVTVTEAERPGHVTVHPGGTARPTASSLNIDTAGQTRPNLVTVPLGGGAVELFPTAPTHLVLDVAGYFTADLDPDAPATSHEDVAPAASTVVLDPPAVTALTATTVTLAAGVARPAVGAGLVLRGGGALAPQGRTGTVTAVASGPGGTTVATLAAAPLERLYDRVDIAYDGPADLLPPTPAATTRGVGVEVPVDESVMDLGRPGAFTCSSGTGTTLSAALVRFDHTRVRFEQRFGPLTAPFMHVSVETEPVVRFAAEFTGKVTCELSPAVRDRVRLVWRLPTSVPITVDLAPVLRFEASAAVTADLTVRLRRMVGFETNPDLSLRALNSSSHRNEGTSLSGQVAVSVLMGADVSVKVLDIAGVGFTIGPQFTAALDTSGCLTLSVAMRFELDVRVDLLFIHAKKTLISIVIGPWTLLTSCQGGSAGPLRVAVSTLPLGFVGKPYRATLTASGGAAPYTWQVSSGPAWLRWDDTGHLGGTPTAPGGEQLWVQVTDAAGAQRTTSVQLVVATTGDGGAELLSVTPSGAPGNAAAGRAMIGADGRFAYFESAATDLTASPLTRQPSVFVRDRVTRTTTRIDPPGDTGARHELRAISTNGRYSLIHSTLDRPQQSAIWRHDLVTGASTRLVLADDLLAGSTSRENSISDDGDVVYLGYGRLVRLSTQAVTQLRCPASTTPIGDFAHDVRFAGDASSVFFISDRCGQAYDSGYRFDTATGAAQPVLHAWCGWNAGSQCLERLVPTAAGDFTASLDVSSTQSALYIGAGATPVRSPLVMPCGLAEDSARVAFLADSTLLPGGDPRGWDLYSYNRGANAISRVAAGAGCTTHSYAGRSNEVAYVHDAQVYVRPVP
- the fxsT gene encoding FxSxx-COOH system tetratricopeptide repeat protein, which gives rise to MRRPRGALVTAEVALVFLTGLAINAASEHLPRWMTVSWVVWPVLVAVLGVTLAVTLRREPAGPSLPPVWSVPPRNPNFTGRAEEQRWLRDRLKRDRNVSVHAMRGMGGVGKSQVVIEFCHRRAGRYRAVWWITAEDAALVPGQLALLGRALGLTLPANVEESVGVVLAELRRRRDWLLVFDNAETVSGVRRYLPSGAGHVLVTTRRAGFEAIAAVRHVDTFRRPDSVSLLRRRVPAMSDGQADELAELLGDLPLALEQAAAYLQQTSTPVPDYLDRLRRSPDTAADRGRDAHRTPDHDTLASLWELPLRLIEESFPASARLLEICSYLASEAIPLDLFADNASALPQALESAVADRSGEFADTVGVLVDYSLLRRVDDSVRVHRMVQLAVRARVAGLPPAAGAHPQAVAAGLLVADLRERHPRSTSAWPRWRLMLPHVLACVGFDVDPRVGGWLLGRAGAYLFETGQLNDARLLFTKALEGGEAAFGPDHPGAAVHLSNLGVVLSELGQPERARPFLDRALALTEAAYGPHHPAVAVRLNNLGLALHDLRRPGEALPLMQRALAITEAAYGPDRPIVALRLDNLGLVMRDLAPEHVQEAEALHRRALAITEAAHGPDHPDVARALHNLGAALVDRGYPLDARRLFERALAVKEAAYGLDHPEVAGTLSDLAMVLRRLHSPADDTLLVTAQALLTRSLTISEAVFGGDHPVVAVRLGNLGLVLSDLGRAGEATRLHERALAIAEAAHGADHPDVTKHLDGLAGAWRAQGHPDLAIPLMERALKITEAWHRGDDHHDVATRLSRLGLALSLMDREDEAGHLITRARAMRARLRA